In one window of Pseudomonadota bacterium DNA:
- the tsaA gene encoding tRNA (N6-threonylcarbamoyladenosine(37)-N6)-methyltransferase TrmO, with protein MIETGYMVEPVGFIQSNLTTRKDAPHQAIEGAPDAWIEVISTFAEGLEGIAAGSEIIVITWLHKTNRNIFKLHPRGDRSMPLTGVFNTRSPDRPNPIGLHRVRVLEISGNKLKVGPIEAIDGTPVIDIKPVLPKAADS; from the coding sequence ATGATCGAAACCGGCTATATGGTCGAACCTGTTGGCTTTATACAATCTAACCTTACCACCCGCAAGGATGCGCCTCACCAGGCGATAGAAGGTGCACCCGATGCATGGATAGAAGTAATTTCAACGTTTGCAGAAGGACTTGAAGGCATTGCTGCCGGCAGTGAAATTATTGTTATTACCTGGCTTCACAAAACCAATCGGAATATATTTAAACTGCACCCGCGTGGAGACAGAAGCATGCCTCTAACCGGAGTCTTTAATACACGGTCTCCTGACAGGCCAAATCCAATTGGCTTGCACAGAGTAAGAGTTCTTGAGATTTCCGGGAATAAATTAAAAGTTGGACCTATAGAAGCAATTGACGGAACGCCTGTAATCGATATAAAGCCGGTACTACCGAAAGCAGCAGACTCATAG